One genomic window of Candidatus Kuenenia stuttgartiensis includes the following:
- the cas5 gene encoding CRISPR-associated protein Cas5, translating to MNVFSFELAGDMAFFKKNDANDMVYISYNFLHKPAVLGIIGAILGIPGYSESKAKQHPDFYTNLKDMKIAILPHYEKPLKKVITGFNNASCLASKSSGGQGQTWQIREQILIGEQEIRYTVFVLDNNAIQDGLISKLKKLLINRESEYPLYFGKNEFFAYHENYQEYEAAPLSASEASVCGLVKAGDKNTNILREFSFEDFDPFEKKLNEGYTIYEHLPYDFDARGFYKKDVFVLTQREIIIKDKTGFYTLVNKNEGEPFNVQFI from the coding sequence ATGAATGTATTTTCTTTTGAACTTGCGGGTGATATGGCTTTCTTCAAGAAAAACGATGCCAATGATATGGTGTATATAAGCTATAATTTTCTGCACAAACCGGCTGTGTTAGGCATTATCGGCGCTATCCTCGGAATACCCGGTTATTCTGAATCTAAGGCAAAGCAACATCCTGACTTTTATACAAATTTAAAGGATATGAAAATTGCAATACTTCCCCATTATGAGAAACCCTTGAAAAAAGTTATTACGGGTTTTAATAATGCCTCTTGCCTTGCATCCAAAAGCTCTGGCGGCCAGGGACAAACATGGCAGATAAGAGAACAAATCCTCATAGGAGAACAAGAAATCAGATATACGGTATTTGTTCTTGATAATAACGCAATTCAGGATGGCCTGATTAGTAAGCTAAAGAAACTTTTAATAAACAGAGAATCCGAATACCCTCTTTATTTCGGGAAAAATGAGTTTTTTGCTTATCATGAGAATTATCAGGAATATGAAGCAGCACCATTGTCTGCTTCCGAAGCATCTGTATGCGGGTTAGTTAAAGCGGGAGATAAGAACACAAATATTTTACGTGAATTCTCTTTTGAGGATTTCGACCCCTTTGAAAAAAAATTAAATGAAGGTTACACAATATATGAACATCTGCCATACGATTTTGATGCGAGAGGTTTTTATAAAAAGGATGTGTTCGTTCTGACTCAGCGGGAAATTATCATAAAAGATAAAACAGGTTTTTATACGCTTGTAAATAAAAACGAAGGAGAACCGTTCAATGTCCAGTTTATTTAA
- the cas6 gene encoding CRISPR-associated endoribonuclease Cas6: protein MRLKISLLSDKEIILPKEFNAITQALIYRLIDRVPAQWLHEGGFKVENRSFKLFTFSSIIEKGRYQSSKELFIFPHMVSFYVSSPVFWILEQVAKNTVFSEKLLFGKNLMNISSVEVIKDEDIKTNKIRVNALTPIETHSTLLKGDGTKKTYYYSPTESEYSTLINENLRKKWCAYHRKECPYSIKTEPVQMKYCRERIRSFKDTVIKGWTGHFWLEGEPEFLQFALAAGLGSRNSGGFGFIEKVRERKDI from the coding sequence ATGCGATTAAAAATATCCCTACTATCGGACAAAGAGATTATTTTACCAAAGGAGTTTAACGCTATAACCCAGGCATTGATCTACCGGCTTATCGACAGGGTACCTGCTCAATGGCTGCATGAAGGTGGTTTTAAGGTGGAAAACCGTTCCTTTAAGCTATTCACCTTTTCCTCCATTATTGAAAAAGGCAGGTATCAATCATCAAAGGAATTATTCATCTTTCCCCACATGGTTAGCTTTTACGTATCTTCCCCTGTCTTTTGGATTCTGGAACAGGTTGCAAAGAATACCGTTTTCAGTGAAAAGTTACTGTTTGGCAAGAATCTAATGAACATCTCATCGGTGGAGGTTATCAAGGATGAAGATATTAAGACAAATAAGATACGGGTCAATGCGCTAACACCCATAGAAACACATTCAACCTTATTAAAGGGGGATGGTACGAAAAAAACGTATTATTACTCTCCGACGGAATCTGAGTACAGCACATTAATAAATGAAAATCTCAGGAAAAAATGGTGTGCGTATCATAGAAAAGAATGTCCCTATAGCATTAAGACCGAACCTGTTCAAATGAAATATTGCAGGGAAAGGATAAGGTCTTTTAAGGATACCGTTATAAAGGGATGGACCGGCCATTTCTGGCTGGAAGGCGAGCCTGAGTTTCTGCAGTTTGCACTGGCGGCAGGATTGGGATCGAGGAACAGCGGAGGGTTTGGGTTTATTGAAAAGGTGAGGGAAAGAAAGGATATTTAA
- a CDS encoding TolC family protein: MKRNSILSYIGIICISLVFKGCAPMLSQKTENSSVPESYNNVQDTVNTAEVSWMKFFTDTSLIALIDTALQNNQELNITLQEIIIAENEVQARKGEYLPFVNLKMGAGAEKVGEFTRNGAVEENLDIKSGKEFPEPLPDYLISANVSWEVDIWKKLRNAKKAAALRYLSTIEGKNFIVTKLIAEISSSYYELMALDNMLEVVKKYIEIQKNALKTVKLQKEAAKATELAVRKFEAEVLKNQSYQYNIEQKITETENRINFLVGRFPQPVQRNSQGYNDLVPDTIHAGLPSQLLTNRPDIKQAELELAAAKLDVKVARARFYPSLDIVAGVGYQAFDLKYLIRTPESILYNLAGELAVPLINRNAIKATYNNANAKQIQAVYNYERTVLNAYIEVVNKLSKISNLGKNYDLKAKQVQALTQSITIADNLFKSARADYLEVLMTQRDALEAKMELIETKVQQMNAMVNIYQALGGGWKSIM, encoded by the coding sequence ATGAAAAGAAACAGCATATTGAGCTATATAGGGATAATCTGTATTTCGCTGGTATTCAAAGGCTGTGCGCCTATGTTGTCACAAAAAACAGAAAATAGCAGCGTTCCTGAAAGTTATAATAATGTACAGGATACAGTCAATACGGCAGAGGTTAGTTGGATGAAATTTTTCACCGATACCAGTCTTATAGCCCTGATTGATACCGCACTGCAAAACAACCAGGAACTGAATATCACTTTGCAGGAAATTATCATTGCCGAAAATGAAGTACAAGCCAGAAAAGGGGAATATCTGCCTTTTGTAAATCTTAAGATGGGAGCCGGGGCTGAAAAGGTGGGCGAGTTTACCAGAAATGGGGCTGTTGAAGAAAACCTTGATATTAAATCCGGTAAGGAGTTCCCTGAACCACTGCCGGATTATTTGATATCTGCCAATGTTTCATGGGAAGTGGATATATGGAAAAAGTTGCGGAATGCCAAAAAAGCAGCAGCATTGAGGTATCTGTCCACAATTGAAGGGAAAAATTTCATAGTAACTAAGCTGATTGCCGAAATATCCAGTTCTTATTACGAACTGATGGCGCTCGATAACATGCTTGAAGTAGTAAAAAAGTACATTGAAATCCAAAAAAATGCCCTGAAAACCGTAAAGCTACAGAAAGAAGCAGCTAAAGCCACCGAACTGGCAGTGCGTAAGTTTGAAGCAGAGGTGCTCAAAAACCAAAGTTATCAGTACAATATTGAACAAAAGATCACGGAAACGGAGAACAGGATCAATTTCCTGGTGGGTAGATTCCCACAGCCTGTTCAGCGAAATTCTCAGGGATATAATGATTTGGTGCCAGACACGATCCATGCCGGTCTCCCATCACAATTATTGACCAACCGTCCTGACATTAAACAAGCAGAACTGGAGCTGGCAGCAGCAAAGCTGGATGTGAAAGTGGCGAGAGCACGGTTTTACCCTTCTTTAGACATTGTTGCAGGTGTAGGTTACCAGGCATTTGATCTGAAGTATTTAATAAGAACGCCAGAATCCATACTGTATAACCTGGCCGGAGAGTTGGCGGTACCCCTGATCAACAGAAACGCAATAAAGGCGACTTACAACAATGCAAACGCAAAGCAAATACAGGCTGTTTACAATTACGAACGTACCGTTCTGAACGCTTACATTGAGGTTGTCAATAAACTGTCAAAGATCAGTAACCTGGGAAAAAATTATGACCTGAAGGCAAAGCAGGTGCAGGCGCTTACCCAGTCGATTACTATTGCAGATAACCTGTTCAAATCAGCCAGGGCCGATTATCTGGAAGTGTTAATGACCCAACGTGATGCGTTGGAAGCGAAAATGGAACTGATTGAAACGAAAGTACAGCAAATGAACGCAATGGTTAATATTTACCAGGCATTGGGTGGGGGATGGAAGTCGATTATGTGA
- the cas4 gene encoding CRISPR-associated protein Cas4: MSDQLKVTGSILQAYVVCQRQAWLMSRNISGNQYNEFIAIGRLLSEETYKRDKKEILIDGSKIDVIRQKDGIITLIETKKSSRMIEASQMQLLFYLYNVSRKDRTIKGEIRIPKEKKVVPVELTDERIIEVENLIAKIKYLIQQESAPEKVWVKFCKTCSYLEFCWS; encoded by the coding sequence TTGTCTGACCAGCTAAAAGTAACAGGGTCAATATTGCAGGCATATGTTGTTTGCCAAAGACAGGCGTGGTTGATGTCCAGGAATATATCGGGTAATCAGTATAATGAATTTATTGCTATCGGTCGCCTGCTTTCAGAAGAAACATACAAAAGGGATAAAAAGGAAATACTGATAGACGGTAGTAAAATTGACGTTATCAGACAGAAAGATGGCATTATTACCTTAATTGAAACGAAAAAGAGTTCCAGGATGATTGAGGCTTCCCAAATGCAATTGCTCTTTTATCTTTATAATGTTTCAAGAAAAGATCGAACCATCAAAGGGGAGATCCGGATACCAAAAGAAAAAAAGGTAGTGCCAGTAGAATTAACAGATGAACGCATAATAGAGGTCGAAAATTTAATCGCAAAAATCAAATATCTGATTCAACAAGAATCTGCCCCGGAAAAAGTTTGGGTAAAGTTTTGCAAGACGTGCTCATATCTTGAATTTTGCTGGTCGTAA
- a CDS encoding type II toxin-antitoxin system PemK/MazF family toxin: protein MTNYNFGEILLLKFPYSDGKGDAKRPVVVLAQTDLEDIVTAKVTSMEQRGEYDIAIDAWKDVGLLYPSVVRIDKLATLSKQRVEKRFGTLVGSYKPEIISRIKQLFKIEK, encoded by the coding sequence ATGACAAACTATAATTTTGGCGAGATATTACTACTGAAATTTCCTTATAGCGATGGAAAAGGAGATGCGAAAAGACCAGTAGTTGTCTTAGCACAGACAGATTTAGAAGATATTGTGACCGCAAAAGTGACCAGTATGGAACAAAGAGGCGAATATGATATAGCAATAGATGCTTGGAAGGATGTGGGCTTGTTATACCCATCCGTTGTTAGAATAGATAAATTGGCAACCCTTTCAAAACAGAGAGTGGAAAAGAGATTTGGAACGCTGGTGGGCTCATATAAACCCGAAATAATATCCAGGATAAAACAATTATTTAAAATAGAGAAATAA
- the cas2 gene encoding CRISPR-associated endonuclease Cas2 → MFVILYYDVNSKHCGKMVKACRKYLQWVQNSVFEGEISEAAYEKMILELKKIIKSEDNDSIIVYKFRQMKYYDRCVYGMDKKDDIQFI, encoded by the coding sequence ATGTTTGTTATATTGTACTATGATGTCAACAGTAAGCATTGCGGAAAAATGGTGAAGGCTTGCCGTAAGTATCTTCAATGGGTTCAAAATTCGGTTTTTGAAGGTGAAATATCAGAAGCTGCATATGAAAAAATGATTTTAGAACTTAAAAAAATAATTAAAAGTGAAGATAACGATTCAATTATCGTTTATAAATTCAGACAAATGAAATACTATGATAGATGTGTTTATGGCATGGATAAAAAGGATGATATTCAATTTATTTAA
- a CDS encoding type I CRISPR-associated protein Cas7, protein MSEIKEETKVKKQDNGEFKNRCYGIVLIKSENSNFNADFTGNPRRLPDENGTIYATDKALKYAMRKYWVDNKENVFVWKTFKEDNGKYLPNTLEERYNNMKAKLNKNTPLEVFSECIDTKLFGITFAMKSGVEEDNKNISLTGPVQISYGVNKYEENIIFANDILSPYATDSGDKSSTIGNENKAKEVCYVYDFVINPQNILNHYEDNSEVQEKMKINTTDIDKLKEALKNAVTNLNTASKIGSENILTLFIKMLEDSKKQIPTLKNFVKISKEKGKTSVDLSTIAATLGKYRDDIENVELVYDNDMITVEGRDKIIKKDQSNNTH, encoded by the coding sequence ATGAGCGAGATAAAAGAAGAAACAAAGGTAAAAAAACAAGATAACGGCGAATTCAAGAATAGATGTTATGGAATTGTCCTGATAAAAAGTGAAAACAGCAACTTCAATGCGGATTTTACGGGCAATCCAAGGAGACTGCCTGATGAGAACGGGACTATCTACGCAACCGATAAGGCTCTGAAATATGCCATGAGAAAATACTGGGTAGATAACAAAGAGAATGTCTTTGTGTGGAAAACCTTTAAAGAAGATAACGGAAAGTATCTGCCAAATACCCTTGAAGAAAGATACAACAACATGAAAGCTAAACTAAATAAAAACACTCCCTTGGAAGTTTTTTCTGAATGTATCGATACAAAACTATTTGGAATAACTTTCGCTATGAAATCTGGTGTGGAAGAAGATAATAAGAACATATCTCTAACGGGACCGGTTCAGATAAGTTATGGCGTAAATAAGTACGAAGAAAACATTATCTTCGCAAACGACATACTCTCTCCATACGCGACAGATTCAGGAGACAAAAGCTCAACAATAGGCAACGAAAACAAAGCAAAGGAAGTTTGCTATGTGTATGATTTTGTTATAAACCCACAAAATATACTTAACCACTATGAAGATAATTCAGAAGTGCAAGAAAAGATGAAGATTAATACCACAGATATAGACAAGCTAAAAGAAGCCTTGAAGAATGCTGTGACAAACCTGAATACCGCATCAAAAATAGGGTCTGAAAACATCCTTACTCTGTTTATAAAAATGCTTGAAGACTCAAAGAAACAGATACCAACCTTAAAAAACTTTGTTAAGATATCAAAGGAAAAGGGTAAAACATCCGTTGATTTGTCTACAATTGCTGCAACCCTTGGAAAATACCGCGATGATATTGAAAATGTTGAATTGGTTTACGATAACGATATGATAACTGTTGAAGGCCGTGACAAAATTATTAAAAAGGATCAATCCAATAATACGCATTAA
- a CDS encoding CRISPR-associated helicase/endonuclease Cas3, which translates to MSSLFNVVLKDIKAFAHSKTDSVKEPFHTHCDKTLFYFDNIIQTYEIEDIFHRLITDIDVDNSVDNEKLLKIMREFVFFHDIGKLTPEFQAKLDGEKNKTTHSDKSFFVLVYAVLKLKKTDTVNNKEFMILFLLLYSVYKHHGRLNDILNDIQNFSCRADVKVLIDILQQLNEIPDNNILEAVSAGGFWKKWNDRGMRELVRKLSKESMSFFILVKMFHSCLISSDYFATMEFKTGQKFNHDILRNEIKEEVFNNFHKVDEFEINQKKEINFNVNISKDRNSLRNVNIEDIKWSDNQKRKEALNKIRSILNVVTENNLENILDEQSDIRTFFLNIPTGGGKTNISLRLALKIMEKREIKKLFYVFPFINLIEQSYEVLGKFIGLRNMARLDSRFIDSSDNEDNYEDDTSVFANYVDNLFFNKPVLFLSHVKFFDLFFRNDKNSNYNFYQIANSVVIIDEIQAYKDTVWTEVAYMFDVIGRFLNTHFIVMSATLPRLDILTNSTFHQIIPEDTSSKVFKHEVFNRTRITPDKKLKINESNDKNRFDKLVNRIKKLNKENKILIVLNTVKDSFDIYIKIQKEKTISEEFEVYLLNSTIIEARKKDILIACKDANRKIVLVSTQSVEAGVDIDFDVGFRAYAPFDSIVQVAGRINRNSGKECCEMFVFEDDASEKVYGKDLKSRETNKEAFFSKKTIDENSELQEFYKRVINGIDQKNKMSFVDSSQTNISDIRNLFLKQVDRNVHLIDGDTISIYIPYNEKGETLWIEYMSLFDGEKSLENAIRIKEFKKKLIPYSINVFNCYTKHGKLRKIIDEEIRHGFYYCENWHQFYSIEKGLDQEGFKKTVGEREAIFV; encoded by the coding sequence ATGTCCAGTTTATTTAATGTAGTTTTAAAAGATATTAAAGCATTTGCCCATTCAAAAACAGATAGCGTAAAGGAGCCTTTTCATACACATTGTGACAAAACATTATTTTATTTTGACAACATAATACAAACGTATGAAATTGAGGACATCTTCCACCGGTTAATAACAGATATAGATGTGGACAATAGTGTTGACAATGAAAAGCTATTAAAGATCATGCGGGAATTTGTGTTTTTTCATGATATAGGCAAATTAACTCCTGAATTTCAGGCAAAGCTGGATGGAGAAAAGAATAAAACGACACATAGTGATAAGAGTTTTTTTGTACTGGTGTATGCTGTTCTGAAATTGAAAAAAACTGATACGGTCAACAACAAAGAGTTCATGATTCTTTTTTTACTGCTTTATTCAGTATACAAACATCATGGCAGATTAAATGACATACTTAATGATATACAAAACTTTTCATGCAGAGCTGATGTAAAAGTTTTGATTGATATACTTCAACAGCTTAATGAAATACCTGACAATAATATTCTTGAAGCAGTGTCTGCGGGAGGATTCTGGAAAAAATGGAACGATCGGGGCATGAGAGAGCTTGTAAGAAAACTGTCGAAAGAATCCATGTCATTCTTCATTCTTGTAAAAATGTTTCACTCCTGTCTCATTTCGTCTGACTATTTTGCCACAATGGAGTTCAAGACAGGGCAAAAATTCAATCACGATATTCTACGCAATGAAATTAAAGAGGAGGTTTTTAACAATTTCCATAAAGTTGATGAGTTTGAAATTAATCAAAAAAAAGAAATAAATTTTAATGTAAATATTAGTAAAGATAGAAACTCCCTCAGGAATGTTAATATTGAGGATATTAAATGGTCAGATAATCAAAAAAGGAAAGAAGCCCTTAACAAGATTCGTTCAATTTTAAATGTTGTTACAGAAAACAATCTTGAGAATATCCTGGATGAACAATCTGATATCAGAACATTCTTTCTTAATATACCTACGGGTGGTGGTAAAACAAATATTTCACTTCGTTTAGCACTAAAGATTATGGAGAAAAGAGAGATTAAAAAACTCTTTTATGTCTTTCCTTTTATTAATTTGATTGAGCAGAGTTACGAAGTACTTGGAAAATTTATAGGTTTAAGAAATATGGCACGGCTGGATTCGCGGTTCATAGATTCGTCTGACAATGAAGACAATTATGAGGATGATACCTCTGTATTTGCAAATTATGTTGATAATTTGTTTTTCAACAAACCTGTCCTTTTCCTAAGTCATGTGAAATTCTTTGACCTTTTCTTTAGAAACGACAAAAACTCCAATTATAACTTTTACCAAATAGCTAACAGTGTCGTTATAATAGATGAAATTCAGGCTTATAAAGATACAGTTTGGACGGAAGTTGCTTATATGTTTGATGTAATAGGCCGATTTCTCAATACCCATTTCATTGTAATGAGCGCAACACTACCAAGGTTGGATATTCTCACAAATTCAACATTTCATCAAATCATACCTGAAGATACATCCAGCAAAGTATTCAAACATGAAGTATTTAACAGGACAAGAATAACACCTGATAAAAAACTAAAAATTAACGAATCAAATGACAAAAACAGATTCGACAAATTGGTAAACCGGATTAAAAAACTTAATAAAGAAAACAAGATTCTTATCGTTCTAAATACGGTAAAAGATTCTTTTGATATATACATAAAAATTCAAAAGGAAAAAACAATCTCTGAAGAATTTGAGGTGTACCTTCTTAATTCAACAATTATAGAAGCAAGGAAAAAAGACATACTTATAGCCTGTAAAGATGCAAACAGGAAGATTGTACTTGTATCGACTCAGTCTGTTGAGGCTGGTGTTGATATTGATTTTGATGTGGGGTTTAGAGCTTATGCGCCTTTTGACAGCATCGTTCAGGTAGCAGGCAGGATAAACAGGAATAGCGGCAAAGAGTGTTGTGAAATGTTTGTATTCGAAGACGACGCAAGTGAAAAAGTTTATGGAAAAGATTTAAAATCAAGAGAAACAAATAAAGAAGCGTTCTTTAGTAAAAAAACCATTGACGAAAATAGTGAATTACAAGAATTCTACAAAAGAGTTATAAATGGAATAGATCAAAAGAACAAGATGTCCTTTGTTGACAGTTCTCAAACAAACATATCAGACATAAGAAATCTATTTTTAAAACAGGTAGACCGAAATGTACATCTGATTGATGGCGATACGATTTCCATTTATATTCCTTATAATGAGAAAGGTGAAACATTATGGATCGAATACATGTCGCTTTTTGATGGAGAAAAATCCTTAGAGAATGCAATTAGAATCAAGGAATTTAAAAAGAAATTGATACCTTATTCAATAAATGTTTTCAACTGTTATACGAAACATGGAAAACTTAGAAAAATAATCGATGAAGAGATAAGGCACGGATTTTACTATTGTGAAAACTGGCATCAATTTTATAGCATAGAAAAAGGACTTGATCAGGAGGGATTTAAAAAGACTGTCGGAGAAAGAGAGGCTATTTTTGTCTGA
- the cobT gene encoding nicotinate-nucleotide--dimethylbenzimidazole phosphoribosyltransferase, whose product MPYLKQTIENIETVLIDPQGHIKARFDTLAIPRGSLGRLEELATIYYSIKGSLSCGIRHKKIFTLAGDHGVIAEGVSAFPQQVTREMVQNFIREGAAINVLARQTGAKVIVVDCGVASNIPPSPGLKIKKWKHGTNNMALGPAMSREDAVKSIEMGIELIEEELQDGLDIIGLGDMGIANTTPSSAIFSVLGNVDVSVATGRGTGLNDQAVQKKIAVIEKAIAINRPDPNDPIDVLAKVGGYEIGGIVGLCLGAARHRIPIVLDGFISTAGAIIASALEPKAGNYFIASHVSGEQGHKHMLKFLGKEPLLNLNMRLGEGTGAALGINLIEAGVKLLNEMATFQDASVSDPYS is encoded by the coding sequence ATGCCATATCTAAAACAAACTATCGAAAACATAGAAACCGTTCTAATTGACCCGCAGGGGCACATTAAGGCCAGGTTTGATACTCTTGCTATACCAAGGGGAAGTTTGGGAAGGCTGGAAGAACTGGCAACCATATATTATTCAATAAAAGGAAGCCTCTCTTGCGGAATAAGGCATAAAAAGATATTTACACTTGCAGGGGATCATGGTGTTATTGCGGAAGGGGTAAGCGCATTCCCTCAGCAAGTTACCCGCGAAATGGTACAAAATTTTATTCGTGAAGGGGCAGCTATCAACGTCCTGGCAAGGCAAACCGGTGCAAAGGTAATTGTGGTGGATTGCGGCGTCGCCTCAAACATTCCTCCTTCTCCGGGTCTCAAGATAAAAAAATGGAAACACGGCACAAATAATATGGCGTTGGGGCCGGCAATGTCCAGGGAAGACGCTGTTAAATCCATTGAAATGGGCATAGAACTCATCGAAGAAGAACTTCAGGACGGATTGGACATTATTGGACTGGGCGACATGGGGATTGCCAACACGACTCCCAGCAGCGCCATCTTTTCCGTTTTAGGGAATGTTGATGTTTCCGTGGCAACCGGACGCGGAACCGGACTAAATGATCAAGCGGTACAGAAAAAAATCGCTGTCATAGAGAAAGCAATCGCCATTAACCGTCCCGACCCGAATGACCCGATTGATGTCCTGGCAAAAGTGGGAGGCTACGAAATAGGCGGCATTGTCGGTTTGTGTCTTGGCGCTGCCCGCCATCGCATCCCCATCGTTCTCGACGGTTTTATTTCCACAGCAGGTGCAATAATTGCCAGTGCCTTAGAACCAAAGGCAGGCAATTATTTTATCGCATCCCATGTCTCCGGGGAACAAGGCCACAAACACATGTTAAAGTTTTTGGGAAAAGAACCATTATTGAATTTAAATATGCGCCTGGGAGAAGGAACAGGTGCAGCACTGGGAATCAATCTGATAGAAGCCGGCGTAAAATTATTAAATGAAATGGCAACCTTTCAGGATGCCAGTGTATCAGACCCTTATTCCTGA
- the cas1b gene encoding type I-B CRISPR-associated endonuclease Cas1b — translation MKETVYIFSNGRLKRKDNTLFFETEDGNKKFIPVENTKEIFMFGETDLNSKVLNFLSQNEIVLSYFNYYGYYAGSFYPREHYNSGFMILRQADHYTDETKRQFIAKKFIEGAVKNCLKILKYYERRGKDLTQYINGIEDILSKLEEQESIEKAMAIEGQIKQLYYNAFNCIIDDPEFSFERRTKRPPRDFLNTLISFSNSVIYSYVLSEIYQTHLDPRIGFLHTTNFRRFTLNLDVAEIFKPVIGDRTIFAVLNKKIITENDFEKQLNGILLKDSARKRFLQYMEERLKETIKHSGLNKQVSYRRLMRLELYKLEKHLMEEETYKPFVMDW, via the coding sequence ATGAAAGAAACTGTATATATATTTTCAAACGGACGCCTTAAACGGAAAGACAATACCCTTTTCTTTGAAACCGAAGATGGAAATAAGAAATTTATTCCCGTTGAGAACACAAAGGAAATCTTTATGTTCGGAGAGACGGATCTGAACTCGAAGGTGCTTAACTTTCTATCCCAAAACGAAATCGTCCTCTCCTATTTTAATTACTACGGCTATTATGCCGGCAGTTTTTATCCCAGGGAGCATTACAATTCAGGCTTTATGATTCTAAGACAGGCAGACCATTATACCGACGAGACGAAAAGACAGTTTATTGCAAAGAAGTTCATTGAGGGCGCCGTAAAAAACTGCCTTAAGATTCTGAAGTATTATGAAAGACGGGGGAAAGACCTCACGCAGTACATAAACGGGATAGAAGATATTCTTTCAAAACTTGAAGAACAGGAAAGTATTGAAAAGGCAATGGCCATTGAAGGCCAGATAAAGCAATTATACTACAACGCCTTTAATTGTATTATTGACGATCCGGAGTTTTCCTTTGAAAGGCGTACAAAAAGGCCGCCCAGAGATTTTTTAAACACCCTGATAAGTTTCTCTAATTCAGTGATATATTCCTATGTGCTTTCCGAAATATACCAGACACACCTTGACCCGCGCATAGGGTTTCTCCACACAACCAACTTCAGGAGATTCACACTTAACCTGGATGTGGCAGAAATATTTAAGCCCGTTATAGGTGACAGGACAATTTTTGCCGTACTCAACAAAAAAATCATTACAGAAAACGATTTTGAAAAACAGTTGAACGGAATACTATTAAAAGACTCCGCAAGAAAACGATTTCTTCAATACATGGAAGAACGTCTGAAAGAAACGATTAAACATTCCGGGTTGAATAAACAGGTAAGTTATCGAAGACTCATGAGGCTGGAGCTTTACAAACTGGAAAAACATCTTATGGAAGAGGAAACATACAAACCCTTTGTTATGGATTGGTAA